From one Dama dama isolate Ldn47 chromosome 4, ASM3311817v1, whole genome shotgun sequence genomic stretch:
- the KLHL36 gene encoding kelch-like protein 36, whose protein sequence is MEGSRQTRVSRPYKISESSKVYRWAEHAGTVLQRLNEQRLRGLFCDVVLVADEQRLPAHRNLLAVCSDYFNSMFTLGMREAFQKEVELIGASYIGLKAVVDFLYGGELVLDGGNIDYVLETAHLLQIWTAVDFCCEYLEQEVSEDNYLYLQELASIYSLKRLDAFIDGFILSRFGTLSFTPDFLQNISMQKLCAYLGSSEVQRECEHDLLQAALQWLTQQPEREAHAYQVLENIHFPLIPKNDLLHRVKPAVCSLLPREANCEGFIEEAVRYHNNLAAQPVMQTKRTALRTTQECLLFVGGEVSERCLELSDDTCYLDAQSEQWVKETPLPARRSHHCVAVLGGFIFIAGGSFSRDNGGDAASNLLYRYDPRCKQWIKVASMNQRRVDFYLASIEDMLVAVGGRNENGALSSVETYSPKTDSWSYVAGLPRFTYGHAGTIYKDFVYISGGHDYQIGPYRKNLLCYDHRTDVWEERRPMSTARGWHSMCSLGDSIYSIGGSDDSLESMERFDVLGVEAYSPQCNQWTRVAPLLHANSESGVAVWEGRIYILGGYSWENTAFSKTVQVYDRDKDKWSEGTELPKAIAGVSACVCALKPRLEDKKRKGKGKRPQDRGQ, encoded by the exons ATGGAGGGAAGCCGGCAGACGCGAGTGTCTCGGCCGTACAAGATCAGCGAGTCCTCAAAG GTGTACCGCTGGGCCGAGCACGCCGGCACGGTGCTGCAGCGGCTGAACGAGCAGCGCCTGCGCGGCCTCTTCTGCGACGTGGTCCTGGTGGCCGACGAGCAGCGCCTGCCGGCCCACCGCAACCTGCTGGCCGTGTGCAGCGACTACTTCAACTCCATGTTCACCCTGGGCATGCGCGAGGCCTTCCAGAAGGAGGTGGAGCTGATCGGCGCCTCTTACATCGGGCTCAAGGCCGTGGTGGACTTCCTGTACGGCGGGGAGCTGGTGCTGGACGGCGGCAACATCGACTACGTGCTGGAGACGGCCCACCTGCTGCAGATCTGGACTGCAGTGGACTTCTGCTGCGAGTACCTGGAGCAGGAGGTGAGCGAGGACAACTACCTGTACCTGCAGGAGCTGGCCTCCATCTACAGCCTCAAGCGGCTGGACGCCTTCATCGACGGCTTCATCCTCAGCCGCTTCGGCACGCTGTCCTTCACGCCCGACTTCCTGCAGAACATCTCCATGCAGAAGCTGTGCGCCTACCTGGGCAGCAGTGAGGTGCAGCGGGAGTGTGAGCACGACCTGCTGCAGGCCGCCCTGCAGTGGCTGACTCAGCAGCCTGAGCGCGAGGCCCACGCCTACCAGGTGCTGGAGAACATCCACTTCCCACTCATCCCCAAGAACGACCTGCTGCACCGCGTCAAGCCCGCCGTGTGCTCACTGCTGCCGCGCGAGGCCAACTGCGAGGGCTTCATCGAGGAGGCCGTGCGCTACCACAACAACCTGGCGGCCCAGCCCGTCATGCAGACCAAGCGCACGGCCCTCCGCACCACCCAGGAGTGCCTGCTCTTCGTGGGCGGCGAGGTCTCCGAGCGGTGTCTGGAGCTCAGCGACGACACCTGCTACCTGGATGCCCAGAGCGAGCAGTGGGTCAAGGAGACGCCCCTGCCGGCCCGGCGGAGCCACCACTGCGTTGCCGTGCTGGGGGGGTTCATCTTCATCGCCGGCGGCAGCTTCTCACGGGACAACGGAGGGGATGCAGCCTCCAATCTCCTTTATAGGTATGACCCCCGCTGTAAACAGTGGATCAAG GTGGCCTCCATGAACCAGCGCCGCGTGGATTTCTACCTGGCCTCCATCGAGGACATGCTGGTGGCCGTCGGCGGTCGAAATGAGAACGGCGCACTCTCCTCGGTGGAGACCTACAGCCCCAAGACCGACTCCTGGTCTTACGTGGCCGGCCTGCCAAG GTTCACCTACGGCCATGCAGGCACTATCTACAAGGACTTTGTGTACATCTCGGGGGGCCACGACTACCAGATCGGCCCCTACCGCAAGAACCTGCTGTGCTACGACCACCGGACGGATGTGTGGGAGGAGCGGCGGCCCATGAGCACGGCGCGCGGCTGGCACAGCATGTGCAGCCTGGGGGACAGCATCTACTCCATCGGCGGCAGCGACGACAGCCTGGAGTCCATGGAGCGCTTCGACGTGCTGGGCGTGGAGGCCTACAGCCCGCAGTGCAACCAGTGGACGCGCGTGGCGCCCCTGCTGCACGCCAACAGCGAGTCGGGCGTGGCCGTGTGGGAGGGCCGCATCTACATCCTGGGGGGCTACAGCTGGGAGAACACGGCCTTCTCCAAGACTGTGCAGGTCTACGACCGCGACAAGGACAAGTGGAGCGAGGGCACTGAGCTGCCCAAGGCCATCGCCGGCGTGTCGGCCTGCGTGTGTGCCCTGAAGCCGCGGCTGGAGGACAAGAAGAGGAAGGGCAAGGGCAAGAGGCCCCAGGACCGCGGCCAGTGA